One window of the Vigna radiata var. radiata cultivar VC1973A chromosome 1, Vradiata_ver6, whole genome shotgun sequence genome contains the following:
- the LOC106763496 gene encoding metal tolerance protein 10 isoform X2, with protein MSESGRRHGGGEQLLAEEASGDLSSLPWRLNVKEFQLPRQSHSHEHRNSPTYFTFRGLFRKPKKERKIAEYYKKQEKLLEGYNDMDSMTETGYFPGSLTEDEMKQLARSERLAVNVSNAANLVLFAAKVYTSIESKSLAVIASTMDSLLDLLSGFILWFTAYAMRNPNQYHYPIGKKRMQPVGIIVFASVMATLGLQILIESGRQLITKSKPEMDSQELKWMIGIMASVTVVKFILMIYCRRFKNEIVRAYAQDHFFDVITNSVGLVAAVLAVKYSWWIDPMGAIVIAVYTISTWAKTVIENVWSLIGRTAPPDFLAKLTYLIWNHHEEVKHIDTVRAYTFGAHYFVEVDIVLPEDMPLNQAHNIGETLQEKLEQLPQVERAFVHIDFEFTHRPEHKMMV; from the exons ATGTCGGAGAGTGGCAGAAGACACGGCGGAGGCGAACAGCTCCTGGCGGAGGAGGCCTCCGGAGACTTGTCGTCACTGCCGTGGAGACTGAATGTGAAGGAGTTTCAGTTGCCACGCCAAAGTCACAGCCATGAGCACCGTAATAGCCCAACTTACTTCACTTTTCGCGGTCTTTTTCGGAAACCCA AAAAGGAACGCAAGATTGCAGAATACTACAAGAAACAGGAGAAGCTCCTTGAAGGGTATAATGACATGGATTCGATGACTGAAACGGGTTATTTCCCTGGAAGTCTCACTGAG gATGAAATGAAGCAATTAGCAAGAAGTGAGAGACTGGCAGTGAATGTGTCCAATGCAGCTAACTTGGTGCTATTTGCAGCTAAGGTTTACACTTCCATTGAGAGCAAATCACTAGCAGTCATTGCTTCCACCATGGATTCTCTCTTAGATCTCTTGTCTGGGTTCATATTGTGGTTCACTGCCTATGCCATGAGAAACCCAAACCAGTATCACTACCCCATTGGAAAGAAAAGGATGCAACCGGTG GGTATCATTGTTTTTGCATCTGTGATGGCAACCTTGGGATTGCAGATTCTGATTGAGTCTGGCAGACAACTCATTACGAAG TCTAAGCCTGAAATGGATTCCCAAGAGTTGAAATGGATGATCGGTATTATGGCATCTGTTACTGTAGTGAAGTTCATACTCATGATCTACTGTCGAAGGTTTAAGAACGAAATTGTCAGAGCCTATGCACAAGATCATTTTTTTGATGTTATCACTAACTCAGTTGGATTAGTTGCTGCTGTGCTTGCTGTGAAGTACTCTTGGTGGATTGATCCAATGGGAGCTATTGTT ATAGCTGTGTACACAATTAGCACATGGGCAAAGACagtgattgagaatgtgtggtCTCTTATTGGAAGAACAGCACCACCTGATTTTCTGGCAAAGTTGACATATCTGATATGGAATCACCATGAAGAGGTTAAGCACATAGACACTGTGAGAGCATACACCTTTGGTGCTCATTACTTTGTTGAAGTGGACATAGTGTTGCCAGAAGACATGCCTCTCAATCAAGCACACAACATTGGTGAGACATTGCAGGAAAAATTGGAGCAACTTCCTCAAGTTGAAAGAGCCTTTGTTCACATTGATTTTGAGTTTACTCACAGACCTGAACATAAGATGATGGTATAA
- the LOC106763496 gene encoding metal tolerance protein 9 isoform X1, with the protein MSESGRRHGGGEQLLAEEASGDLSSLPWRLNVKEFQLPRQSHSHEHRNSPTYFTFRGLFRKPTFVSEKERKIAEYYKKQEKLLEGYNDMDSMTETGYFPGSLTEDEMKQLARSERLAVNVSNAANLVLFAAKVYTSIESKSLAVIASTMDSLLDLLSGFILWFTAYAMRNPNQYHYPIGKKRMQPVGIIVFASVMATLGLQILIESGRQLITKSKPEMDSQELKWMIGIMASVTVVKFILMIYCRRFKNEIVRAYAQDHFFDVITNSVGLVAAVLAVKYSWWIDPMGAIVIAVYTISTWAKTVIENVWSLIGRTAPPDFLAKLTYLIWNHHEEVKHIDTVRAYTFGAHYFVEVDIVLPEDMPLNQAHNIGETLQEKLEQLPQVERAFVHIDFEFTHRPEHKMMV; encoded by the exons ATGTCGGAGAGTGGCAGAAGACACGGCGGAGGCGAACAGCTCCTGGCGGAGGAGGCCTCCGGAGACTTGTCGTCACTGCCGTGGAGACTGAATGTGAAGGAGTTTCAGTTGCCACGCCAAAGTCACAGCCATGAGCACCGTAATAGCCCAACTTACTTCACTTTTCGCGGTCTTTTTCGGAAACCCA CTTTTGTTTCAGAAAAGGAACGCAAGATTGCAGAATACTACAAGAAACAGGAGAAGCTCCTTGAAGGGTATAATGACATGGATTCGATGACTGAAACGGGTTATTTCCCTGGAAGTCTCACTGAG gATGAAATGAAGCAATTAGCAAGAAGTGAGAGACTGGCAGTGAATGTGTCCAATGCAGCTAACTTGGTGCTATTTGCAGCTAAGGTTTACACTTCCATTGAGAGCAAATCACTAGCAGTCATTGCTTCCACCATGGATTCTCTCTTAGATCTCTTGTCTGGGTTCATATTGTGGTTCACTGCCTATGCCATGAGAAACCCAAACCAGTATCACTACCCCATTGGAAAGAAAAGGATGCAACCGGTG GGTATCATTGTTTTTGCATCTGTGATGGCAACCTTGGGATTGCAGATTCTGATTGAGTCTGGCAGACAACTCATTACGAAG TCTAAGCCTGAAATGGATTCCCAAGAGTTGAAATGGATGATCGGTATTATGGCATCTGTTACTGTAGTGAAGTTCATACTCATGATCTACTGTCGAAGGTTTAAGAACGAAATTGTCAGAGCCTATGCACAAGATCATTTTTTTGATGTTATCACTAACTCAGTTGGATTAGTTGCTGCTGTGCTTGCTGTGAAGTACTCTTGGTGGATTGATCCAATGGGAGCTATTGTT ATAGCTGTGTACACAATTAGCACATGGGCAAAGACagtgattgagaatgtgtggtCTCTTATTGGAAGAACAGCACCACCTGATTTTCTGGCAAAGTTGACATATCTGATATGGAATCACCATGAAGAGGTTAAGCACATAGACACTGTGAGAGCATACACCTTTGGTGCTCATTACTTTGTTGAAGTGGACATAGTGTTGCCAGAAGACATGCCTCTCAATCAAGCACACAACATTGGTGAGACATTGCAGGAAAAATTGGAGCAACTTCCTCAAGTTGAAAGAGCCTTTGTTCACATTGATTTTGAGTTTACTCACAGACCTGAACATAAGATGATGGTATAA